The following are encoded together in the Gilvimarinus sp. DA14 genome:
- a CDS encoding mechanosensitive ion channel family protein — MRYDLSVHIIIGALVALLLSASAAFADPESTNEADIDAGSIHNTGQVIEANASATDSQIQARLQAILTSSEQFTQLEVRVDNGLVFLKGYTDKRAFVQWAGDIANNTQGVVAVVNNLEQSPGNYFSVSVFKSELLKAWYKFLHALPLLLAAALTFVVFFFISRPVSAFLVGPVRYVTDSALIKVVLQRIVAVLVVLLGLYFFLRIAGLTQFAVAVMSGTGLLGLVVGFAFRDIAENFIASLLISMQRPFRLGDVIEVSGFRGVVQKVTTRGTTLVDFDGNHIQVPNATIYKSVIQNFSANPNVRGNFLIGVGYDSKVRFAQETAMAVMLEHPAVLADPEPQVLIEDLGSSTINLRVYFWVDATQYSVIKVASALMRQVVRAFEAADVSMPDDAREIIFPQGVPWEPQDEPNATEPELPAPAVTERQDHKPEQTATHPEATERLLDDLASDTENIQKQAQNSREPEEGKNII; from the coding sequence ATGCGATATGACCTGAGTGTTCATATTATTATCGGCGCGCTGGTTGCGCTGTTGCTGAGCGCCTCAGCCGCGTTTGCCGATCCAGAATCGACCAACGAGGCCGATATAGATGCCGGTAGTATTCACAATACCGGCCAGGTGATTGAGGCGAATGCCAGTGCAACGGATAGCCAGATACAGGCTCGCTTACAAGCAATTTTAACCAGCTCGGAGCAGTTTACCCAGCTGGAGGTTCGGGTGGATAACGGCCTGGTCTTTTTAAAAGGCTACACGGACAAGCGCGCTTTTGTTCAGTGGGCCGGTGACATTGCCAATAATACCCAGGGTGTTGTGGCGGTGGTGAATAACCTGGAGCAGAGCCCGGGCAACTACTTTAGCGTCTCAGTGTTCAAGTCCGAACTGCTTAAAGCCTGGTATAAATTTCTCCACGCCCTACCCTTGCTGCTGGCCGCTGCGTTGACCTTTGTGGTGTTCTTTTTTATCTCTCGGCCTGTATCGGCATTTTTAGTGGGCCCGGTTCGCTACGTAACCGACAGTGCGCTTATTAAAGTTGTGTTGCAGCGTATCGTCGCCGTGCTAGTTGTTCTGCTGGGGCTGTACTTCTTTTTGCGCATTGCGGGCTTAACTCAGTTCGCCGTTGCGGTAATGAGCGGTACCGGCCTTTTGGGCCTGGTGGTGGGCTTTGCCTTTCGCGATATTGCCGAAAATTTTATTGCCAGCTTGTTAATTAGTATGCAGCGGCCATTTCGTTTGGGTGATGTGATTGAGGTCAGTGGCTTTCGCGGTGTGGTGCAAAAAGTCACCACGCGGGGCACAACGCTGGTGGACTTTGACGGCAATCATATACAGGTGCCCAATGCCACCATTTATAAAAGCGTGATACAGAATTTTTCTGCCAACCCCAATGTGCGCGGTAATTTTTTAATTGGTGTGGGCTACGACTCAAAGGTGCGTTTTGCCCAGGAAACCGCCATGGCGGTTATGCTGGAGCACCCAGCGGTGTTGGCAGACCCCGAGCCTCAAGTGTTAATCGAAGACCTGGGCTCTTCCACCATTAACTTACGGGTGTATTTCTGGGTAGATGCCACCCAATACAGTGTGATTAAAGTCGCCTCGGCGCTTATGCGTCAGGTAGTGCGCGCCTTTGAAGCGGCGGATGTATCCATGCCGGACGATGCCCGCGAGATTATCTTTCCCCAGGGTGTACCCTGGGAGCCGCAGGACGAGCCTAATGCCACAGAACCTGAATTGCCGGCGCCTGCTGTTACCGAGCGGCAAGATCATAAACCCGAACAGACCGCGACCCACCCAGAGGCTACCGAGCGTTTGCTGGACGATCTGGCCAGCGACACCGAAAATATCCAGAAGCAGGCCCAAAACTCACGCGAGCCCGAAGAGGGTAAAAATATTATTTGA
- a CDS encoding DUF2007 domain-containing protein, which translates to MQLVYTHENKILVENARNLLRENGIDSRLKNEYAAGAMGDLSPIQTWPELWADEADYAKAKAIIDDLLNRPAGQAWYCPQCGEENDASFEVCWHCQSER; encoded by the coding sequence ATGCAGCTGGTCTACACCCACGAAAATAAAATTCTGGTCGAGAATGCCCGCAACCTGCTGCGGGAGAACGGCATTGATAGCAGGCTAAAAAACGAGTACGCCGCAGGCGCCATGGGCGATCTTTCTCCCATTCAGACCTGGCCAGAGCTGTGGGCAGACGAGGCCGACTACGCTAAAGCCAAAGCGATTATCGACGATTTACTAAACCGCCCAGCGGGCCAGGCCTGGTACTGCCCGCAATGCGGCGAAGAGAACGACGCCAGCTTTGAGGTTTGCTGGCACTGTCAATCTGAGCGATAA
- a CDS encoding sulfite exporter TauE/SafE family protein, with protein MFVILLYLLVGAFAGLLAGLFGIGGGMVIVPVLIFSFIGAGLSPDVLTHMAVATSLASIVFTSISSVWAHHRKQAVIWRIVKLMTLGLIIGTAIGVFFISSVPGPVLQKLIGLFALLLSLKMLLNWQPPGEGKEPGAGGLSIAGGVIGFGSSWFGIGGGTFTVPYLSWLRINMRNAVATSAACGLPIAVAATFANIVAGWNHPDLPQWSTGYVYWPAVLGIAIASVPCARIGAKLAHSLDAKLLKKLFAVLLFVVGIRFLLA; from the coding sequence ATGTTCGTTATTCTTTTGTATTTATTGGTTGGCGCCTTTGCCGGGCTGCTAGCGGGTTTGTTTGGCATCGGCGGCGGTATGGTGATTGTGCCGGTACTTATTTTCAGCTTTATTGGTGCCGGTCTCTCCCCCGACGTACTGACTCATATGGCGGTGGCGACGTCGCTGGCGAGTATTGTTTTCACCTCCATCAGTTCTGTCTGGGCACATCACCGTAAACAGGCGGTTATTTGGCGAATTGTTAAGCTGATGACGTTGGGGTTAATCATTGGTACCGCGATTGGGGTGTTTTTTATCTCCTCGGTGCCTGGCCCCGTACTGCAAAAACTGATTGGCCTATTCGCTTTGCTGTTATCGTTGAAAATGCTGCTTAACTGGCAGCCACCCGGTGAAGGCAAAGAGCCGGGCGCTGGAGGGTTAAGCATAGCAGGTGGTGTGATTGGGTTTGGTTCGTCGTGGTTTGGCATTGGTGGCGGCACCTTTACTGTGCCTTATTTATCCTGGCTGCGCATTAATATGCGAAACGCCGTGGCAACGTCTGCAGCCTGTGGTTTGCCTATTGCGGTGGCGGCTACCTTCGCCAATATCGTTGCCGGGTGGAACCATCCGGACTTACCCCAGTGGAGTACCGGCTATGTTTACTGGCCTGCGGTGTTGGGTATCGCCATTGCCAGTGTGCCTTGTGCGCGCATAGGCGCAAAGCTGGCTCACTCGCTGGACGCCAAGTTGCTGAAAAAATTATTTGCGGTACTGCTGTTTGTGGTCGGTATTCGTTTTTTACTGGCTTAA